In one Thioclava sp. ES.031 genomic region, the following are encoded:
- a CDS encoding globin domain-containing protein: MTITEPLLPPERAARVKASAARLDFEDPSLFRDAFARLFAVHPELDQVLPNSEGGQQLKYAAMMEVILSTLDPPEEQELELPGLGQMHVLFGAEPDYYVWLSEAVIAGLAAKLGDQWSPELAADWAELFSKVSAQMIAGAEALEDQF, encoded by the coding sequence ATGACGATCACTGAGCCACTTTTGCCGCCCGAGCGCGCGGCGCGGGTGAAAGCCAGCGCGGCGCGGCTCGACTTCGAAGATCCGTCGCTGTTTCGCGACGCCTTCGCGCGGCTCTTCGCGGTCCATCCCGAGCTTGATCAGGTGTTGCCCAACAGCGAAGGCGGGCAGCAGCTGAAATATGCCGCGATGATGGAGGTGATCCTCTCCACGCTCGATCCGCCCGAGGAGCAGGAGCTGGAACTGCCCGGCCTCGGTCAGATGCATGTGCTGTTCGGAGCCGAGCCGGACTATTACGTGTGGCTGTCAGAGGCGGTGATCGCAGGCCTCGCGGCCAAGCTGGGCGATCAGTGGTCGCCCGAGTTGGCCGCCGACTGGGCCGAGTTGTTCAGCAAGGTCTCGGCTCAGATGATCGCGGGCGCCGAGGCGCTGGAAGATCAGTTCTAG
- the polA gene encoding DNA polymerase I, which yields MAFGKGCHLHLIDGSAFIFRAYHALPPLTRKSDGLPIGAVAGFCNMLWKYIEDAKGSDAPTHAAVIFDKGSHTFRNDLYDQYKANRDEMPEELRPQIPLTRDATKAFNIACEELAGYEADDIIATLARQGREAGGRVTIISSDKDLMQLVGGGVEMFDAMKNRAIGVEEVEAKFGVGPERVIDVQALAGDSVDNIPGAPGIGVKTAALLINEYGDLETLLERASEIKQPKRRETLIEKADQIRLSKQLVTLDDQTPIEFTLDDLEIREPDVDTLMGFLNEMEFRTLTRRVADKFGAEPPPAPEVSDVPASHDNAAPEVEQPPFDPDSYICIRDAETLTQWLDAARAKGWVAVDTETTSLNEMQAELVGVSLAIEAGKAAYLPLGHSKGEGDLFGGAERVEGQMDLKEALALLKPVLEDPAILKIGQNMKYDFKIFARHGIRVAPIDDTMLMSYAMFSGLHGHGMDALSDRYLNHQPIPIKELIGSGKSQITFDKVEIDKATRYAAEDADITLRLWQQFKPRLHRERVTTVYETLERPMVPVLADMEMAGVKVDASVLSRMSNAFAQKMAQLEDEIAEIAGQPFNVGSPKQLGEILFDTMGVEGGKKGKTGAYGTGADVLEDVTTMEDTNPQAAKLAARVLDWRQISKLKSTYTDALQTHVNPDTGRVHTSYSIAGANTGRLASTDPNLQNIPVRSEEGRRIREAFVAREGCTIVSLDYSQIELRILAHVADLPEMREAFKEGLDIHAATASEMFDVPLDQMTPEIRRQAKAINFGVIYGISGFGLARNLRIPRAEAQGFIDRYFERFPGIRKYMDDTVAFAKEHKFVQTLFGRKIHTPDIGAKGPSAGFAKRAAINAPIQGAAADIIRRAMVRMPQAIEGIPARMLLQVHDELIFEVEDAAVDDLIKTARATMEGAAEPVMKLTVPLVVDAGQGESWAAAH from the coding sequence ATGGCATTCGGCAAAGGCTGTCACCTGCATCTTATCGACGGTTCGGCCTTCATTTTCCGCGCCTATCACGCGCTGCCGCCGCTCACGCGCAAGTCCGATGGGTTGCCGATCGGGGCGGTCGCGGGCTTTTGCAACATGCTGTGGAAATACATCGAAGACGCCAAGGGTTCGGACGCGCCGACCCATGCGGCGGTGATCTTCGACAAGGGCAGCCACACCTTCCGCAACGACCTCTACGATCAATACAAGGCCAATCGCGACGAGATGCCCGAGGAACTGCGCCCGCAGATCCCGCTGACCCGCGACGCGACCAAAGCGTTCAACATCGCCTGCGAGGAACTGGCGGGCTACGAGGCCGACGACATCATCGCGACGCTTGCCCGTCAGGGCCGGGAGGCGGGCGGCCGCGTGACGATCATCTCCTCGGACAAGGACTTGATGCAGCTCGTCGGCGGCGGCGTCGAGATGTTCGACGCGATGAAGAACCGCGCCATCGGCGTCGAGGAGGTCGAGGCCAAGTTCGGCGTCGGCCCCGAGCGCGTGATCGACGTGCAGGCGCTGGCCGGCGACTCGGTCGACAACATCCCCGGCGCGCCCGGCATCGGTGTGAAAACGGCGGCGCTCCTTATCAACGAATATGGCGATCTGGAAACGCTGCTGGAGCGCGCCTCCGAGATCAAGCAACCCAAGCGCCGCGAGACGCTGATCGAGAAGGCCGACCAGATTCGCCTCTCGAAGCAGCTCGTGACGCTCGACGACCAGACGCCCATCGAGTTCACGCTCGACGATCTGGAAATCCGCGAGCCCGATGTGGACACGCTGATGGGCTTCCTCAACGAGATGGAATTCCGCACGCTGACCCGCCGCGTGGCCGACAAATTCGGCGCCGAGCCGCCGCCCGCGCCGGAAGTCTCGGACGTGCCGGCGAGCCACGACAACGCGGCGCCCGAGGTCGAGCAACCGCCCTTCGATCCCGACAGCTATATCTGCATCCGCGATGCCGAGACGCTGACGCAATGGCTCGATGCGGCCCGCGCGAAGGGCTGGGTCGCGGTCGATACCGAGACCACCTCGCTCAACGAGATGCAGGCCGAACTCGTGGGCGTGTCGCTTGCCATCGAGGCGGGGAAAGCGGCCTATCTGCCGCTCGGGCACAGCAAAGGCGAAGGCGATCTGTTCGGCGGAGCCGAGCGCGTCGAAGGGCAGATGGACCTCAAAGAGGCGCTCGCGCTGCTCAAGCCCGTGCTGGAGGATCCGGCGATCCTGAAAATCGGCCAGAACATGAAGTACGACTTCAAGATCTTCGCCCGCCACGGCATCCGCGTCGCGCCGATCGACGACACGATGCTGATGTCCTACGCGATGTTCTCGGGGCTGCACGGTCACGGGATGGATGCGCTTTCGGATCGCTATCTCAACCACCAGCCGATCCCGATCAAGGAACTGATCGGCTCCGGGAAGAGCCAGATCACCTTTGACAAGGTCGAGATCGACAAGGCCACGCGCTACGCCGCCGAGGACGCCGATATCACGCTGCGCCTCTGGCAGCAGTTCAAGCCGCGGCTCCATCGCGAGCGCGTCACCACCGTCTACGAGACGCTGGAGCGCCCGATGGTCCCGGTGCTCGCCGATATGGAAATGGCTGGCGTGAAGGTCGACGCCTCGGTGCTGTCGCGCATGTCGAATGCGTTTGCGCAGAAAATGGCGCAGCTCGAAGACGAGATCGCCGAGATCGCGGGCCAGCCCTTCAATGTCGGCTCGCCCAAACAGCTGGGCGAGATCCTGTTCGACACGATGGGCGTCGAGGGCGGCAAGAAGGGCAAGACCGGGGCTTACGGCACCGGGGCGGATGTGCTCGAAGACGTGACCACGATGGAAGACACCAACCCGCAGGCTGCGAAGCTGGCGGCAAGGGTGCTCGACTGGCGGCAGATCTCGAAGCTGAAATCGACCTATACGGATGCGCTGCAAACCCATGTGAACCCGGATACGGGCCGCGTTCACACCTCCTATTCCATCGCGGGCGCGAACACGGGGCGTCTGGCCTCGACCGATCCGAACCTGCAAAACATCCCCGTGCGCTCCGAGGAAGGCCGCCGCATCCGCGAGGCGTTTGTCGCGCGCGAGGGCTGCACGATCGTCTCGCTCGACTATTCCCAGATCGAGCTGCGCATCCTCGCCCATGTCGCGGATCTTCCCGAGATGCGCGAGGCCTTCAAGGAGGGCTTGGACATTCACGCAGCCACCGCGTCCGAGATGTTCGACGTGCCGCTCGACCAGATGACGCCCGAGATCCGCCGTCAGGCGAAGGCGATCAATTTCGGTGTGATCTACGGGATTTCCGGCTTCGGTCTGGCGCGCAACCTGCGCATCCCGCGCGCCGAGGCGCAGGGCTTCATCGACCGCTATTTCGAGCGTTTCCCCGGTATCCGCAAATACATGGACGACACCGTGGCCTTCGCGAAAGAGCACAAATTCGTCCAGACCCTGTTTGGGCGCAAAATCCACACGCCGGATATCGGCGCGAAGGGGCCGTCGGCGGGCTTCGCCAAGCGCGCGGCAATCAACGCACCGATCCAGGGGGCAGCCGCCGATATCATCCGCCGCGCGATGGTACGGATGCCTCAGGCGATCGAGGGTATTCCCGCGCGGATGCTGCTACAGGTGCATGACGAATTGATCTTCGAGGTCGAGGATGCGGCCGTCGACGACCTGATCAAGACCGCCCGGGCCACGATGGAAGGCGCGGCGGAGCCGGTGATGAAGCTCACGGTACCGCTCGTCGTCGATGCGGGGCAGGGGGAAAGCTGGGCCGCCGCTCACTGA
- a CDS encoding cation diffusion facilitator family transporter, with translation MPHDHHHHHHLDADTSDNRVLWAVVVNVVLTVAQVLGGAIAGSMALIADGVHNFSDAAALVLAFGARKLAKRGADAAMSFGWSRAEVIAAFVNYIALILISIWLVVEAVGRMIHPPQVDGWIVVWLATLALIIDLATAALTYALSKQSLNIRAAFLHNLADAGASVAVIVGGVVILLYDWRLVDPILTIGISVFILWHVATDLKPVLRILMLGAPPEKDCTEVRGALGEVEGVMSVHHVHLWQIDEKRVSVEAHLVLEEGHNYATVIARAKDMLAHQFGIHHATLEPESASLGCADHPDHDDHEDHDHEVHGHAGHPAH, from the coding sequence ATGCCCCACGATCATCATCACCACCACCATCTCGACGCCGATACGAGCGACAACCGCGTGCTTTGGGCGGTGGTCGTCAATGTGGTGCTGACGGTGGCGCAGGTGCTGGGCGGCGCGATCGCGGGCTCGATGGCGCTGATCGCGGACGGGGTGCATAACTTCTCGGATGCCGCCGCGCTGGTGCTGGCCTTCGGGGCGCGCAAGCTGGCCAAGCGCGGGGCGGATGCGGCGATGAGCTTCGGCTGGTCGCGCGCCGAGGTCATTGCGGCCTTCGTCAATTACATCGCGCTGATCCTGATCTCGATCTGGCTGGTCGTCGAAGCGGTGGGGCGGATGATCCACCCGCCGCAGGTCGATGGCTGGATCGTGGTCTGGCTGGCGACGCTGGCCTTGATCATCGATCTGGCGACGGCCGCGCTGACCTATGCGCTTTCCAAGCAGAGCCTGAACATCCGTGCGGCCTTCCTGCATAACCTCGCCGATGCCGGCGCCTCGGTCGCGGTGATCGTGGGCGGTGTCGTGATCCTGCTCTACGATTGGCGGCTGGTCGATCCGATCCTGACCATCGGCATCTCGGTCTTCATCCTGTGGCATGTCGCGACCGATCTGAAACCGGTGCTGCGCATCCTGATGCTGGGCGCGCCGCCCGAGAAGGATTGCACGGAGGTGCGGGGCGCGCTGGGCGAGGTCGAGGGCGTCATGAGCGTGCATCACGTCCACCTGTGGCAGATCGACGAGAAGCGCGTCTCCGTCGAGGCGCATCTGGTGCTGGAAGAGGGCCATAACTATGCCACGGTGATCGCGCGGGCCAAGGATATGCTCGCGCATCAGTTCGGCATCCACCACGCGACGCTGGAGCCGGAAAGCGCGAGCCTTGGCTGCGCCGATCACCCGGACCACGACGACCACGAAGATCATGATCACGAAGTTCATGGCCACGCGGGCCATCCGGCGCATTGA
- a CDS encoding MoxR family ATPase: MAEPEKLMEDIERLGGKLAQARASIDRRFIGQDQVVELVLAAMLSGGHALLVGLPGLGKTLLVETLSTVMGLGSNRIQFTPDLMPADILGSEVLETAPDGSRAFRFLEGPVFCQLLMADEINRASPRTQSALLQAMQEREVTIAGEHRPLGPPFHVLATQNPIEQEGTYPLPEAQLDRFLVQIDVDYPDRETERSILLATTGVAAEGAHTVFTPAELIEAQGIVRQMPVGEKVVDAILDLVRLCRPREAEAPDFIRDALAWGPGPRAAQALMLTVRARALINGRLAPTLEDVQAMARPVLIHRMALSFAARARGETLGDLIDRAVAEVTGPRAAGAAA, from the coding sequence ATGGCCGAGCCCGAAAAGCTGATGGAAGATATCGAACGACTTGGCGGCAAGCTCGCACAGGCGCGCGCCTCGATCGACCGGCGGTTCATCGGGCAGGATCAGGTAGTGGAGCTGGTTCTGGCCGCGATGCTCTCCGGGGGGCACGCGCTTCTGGTGGGTCTGCCAGGGCTTGGCAAGACGCTTCTGGTCGAGACGCTGTCCACCGTGATGGGGCTGGGATCGAACCGGATCCAGTTCACGCCCGACCTGATGCCCGCCGATATTCTGGGCTCCGAAGTTCTGGAAACCGCGCCCGATGGCAGCCGCGCGTTCCGCTTCCTCGAAGGTCCGGTCTTCTGCCAGCTGCTGATGGCCGACGAGATCAACCGCGCCTCGCCCCGGACCCAATCCGCGCTCTTGCAGGCGATGCAGGAACGCGAGGTCACCATCGCGGGCGAACATCGCCCGCTTGGCCCGCCCTTCCACGTTCTCGCCACGCAGAACCCTATCGAGCAGGAGGGCACCTATCCGCTGCCCGAAGCCCAGCTCGACCGTTTCCTCGTACAGATCGACGTCGATTACCCGGATCGCGAGACCGAGCGCTCGATCCTGCTGGCGACCACCGGCGTCGCGGCGGAGGGCGCGCATACCGTCTTCACCCCGGCCGAGCTGATCGAGGCGCAGGGGATCGTGCGGCAGATGCCCGTGGGCGAGAAAGTCGTCGACGCGATCCTCGATCTGGTGCGGCTGTGCCGTCCGCGGGAGGCCGAGGCGCCCGACTTCATCCGCGATGCGCTGGCCTGGGGGCCGGGGCCGCGTGCCGCGCAGGCGCTGATGCTGACCGTGCGGGCGCGTGCTCTGATCAATGGCCGCCTCGCGCCGACGCTGGAAGACGTGCAGGCGATGGCGCGCCCGGTGCTGATCCACCGCATGGCGCTGAGCTTCGCGGCCCGCGCCCGTGGCGAGACGCTGGGCGATCTGATCGACCGTGCCGTGGCAGAGGTCACCGGGCCGCGCGCCGCCGGTGCCGCCGCTTGA
- a CDS encoding DUF2798 domain-containing protein has product MIPARYAHLLFSLILSGIMSLLVSGVATFRAAGMAEDFLALWGSSWISSWILAYPSVLIVAPIARRVTNLLVRQPAAQ; this is encoded by the coding sequence ATGATCCCCGCCCGCTACGCCCATCTGTTGTTCAGCCTGATCCTCTCCGGGATCATGTCGCTTCTGGTCTCGGGCGTCGCCACCTTCCGCGCGGCCGGGATGGCCGAGGACTTCCTGGCGCTTTGGGGCTCGAGCTGGATTTCGAGCTGGATCCTCGCCTACCCGTCGGTGCTGATCGTCGCGCCGATCGCCCGGCGCGTGACCAATCTGCTGGTGCGTCAGCCCGCGGCTCAGTGA
- a CDS encoding ABC transporter ATP-binding protein, whose amino-acid sequence MEQQAIEVTGLRKTYAGGKKQAPKEALKGLDLSIPEGSIFGLLGPNGAGKSTLINILAGLVKKTDGRVVIWGFDQDVNPRQSRAAIGVMPQELNMDPFFTPRAALEMQAGLYGVPKSERWTDEILELVGLSDKAEAYARNLSGGMKRRLLLAKALVHRPQILVLDEPTAGVDIELRAMLWRNVRKLNEQGMTIILTTHYLEEAEEMCDEIAIINNGELIVRDTTPNLLKRMDRKALVVEPRNEVSQEIRLPEGVTMETRAGGQMAFSYSREQTSAEDILDALRAADVEIRDIASEQPGLEEVFVSLTSNR is encoded by the coding sequence TTGGAACAGCAGGCAATCGAAGTTACCGGGCTGCGCAAGACCTATGCAGGCGGCAAGAAGCAGGCACCGAAGGAAGCATTGAAAGGGCTCGACCTGTCGATCCCGGAAGGCTCGATCTTCGGGCTGCTCGGGCCGAACGGGGCCGGAAAGTCGACGCTGATCAATATTCTTGCGGGTCTGGTGAAGAAAACCGACGGGCGCGTCGTGATCTGGGGCTTCGATCAGGACGTGAACCCGCGCCAGTCGCGCGCCGCGATCGGGGTGATGCCGCAGGAGCTGAATATGGACCCGTTCTTCACGCCGCGCGCGGCGCTGGAGATGCAGGCGGGGCTTTACGGCGTGCCGAAATCCGAGCGCTGGACCGATGAGATTCTCGAACTGGTGGGGCTGTCGGACAAGGCCGAGGCCTATGCGCGCAACCTCTCGGGCGGGATGAAGCGGCGGCTTTTGCTGGCCAAGGCACTGGTGCACCGCCCGCAGATCCTCGTGCTGGACGAGCCGACCGCAGGCGTCGATATCGAGCTGCGCGCGATGCTGTGGCGCAATGTGCGCAAGCTCAACGAGCAGGGCATGACGATCATTCTGACGACGCACTACCTCGAGGAAGCCGAGGAGATGTGCGACGAGATCGCGATCATCAACAATGGCGAGCTGATCGTGCGCGACACCACGCCGAACCTGCTCAAGCGGATGGACCGCAAGGCGCTGGTGGTCGAGCCGCGCAATGAGGTTAGCCAAGAGATTCGCCTGCCCGAAGGCGTCACCATGGAAACCCGCGCGGGCGGGCAGATGGCGTTTTCCTACTCGCGCGAGCAGACCTCGGCGGAGGATATCCTCGATGCGCTGCGCGCAGCCGATGTCGAGATTCGCGACATCGCGAGCGAACAGCCGGGGCTGGAGGAAGTCTTTGTCTCGCTGACCTCGAACCGTTAA
- a CDS encoding DUF58 domain-containing protein: MSVTSDTAAPGQSPALSLRREAEGAASALPPLLVAAEHLAATVQMGAHGRRRAGSGEEFWQYRPAHAGDELRFVDWRRSARSDSQYVRQREWQLAQSVHLWVDDAASMRFTGAESGRNARATKSERARVLGLALAVLMVRGGERVGLTGPLAPPRPGRAQLMELAGLLSREAGVQDYGAPEIAGVTPQSRVVLLSDFFGDLGPIEAALGRLADRGVSGVMMQVLDPDEEAFPYDGRTIFQSMTGSLVHETRKAGDLRARYLDRLAARRDQLARLARSAGWQFSTHHTGDPAQAALLWLYSALERGR, from the coding sequence TTGAGCGTCACCTCCGATACCGCAGCGCCGGGGCAGTCCCCAGCGCTGAGCCTGCGCCGCGAGGCGGAAGGGGCGGCCTCTGCGCTGCCCCCGCTGCTGGTCGCGGCGGAGCATCTGGCGGCGACCGTCCAGATGGGCGCGCATGGCCGCAGGCGCGCGGGATCGGGCGAGGAATTCTGGCAATACCGACCCGCCCATGCAGGCGACGAGCTGCGCTTCGTCGATTGGCGGCGCTCGGCGCGCTCGGACAGCCAATATGTGCGCCAGCGGGAATGGCAGCTGGCGCAATCGGTCCATCTCTGGGTCGATGATGCAGCCTCGATGCGCTTCACCGGGGCCGAGAGCGGGCGCAATGCGCGCGCCACGAAATCAGAGCGCGCCCGTGTTCTGGGCCTCGCGCTTGCGGTGCTGATGGTGCGCGGCGGCGAGCGCGTCGGGCTGACAGGCCCGCTCGCACCGCCACGTCCGGGCCGCGCGCAGCTGATGGAGCTTGCAGGCCTTCTGTCGCGCGAGGCGGGCGTGCAGGATTACGGCGCACCCGAAATCGCAGGCGTCACGCCGCAGTCGCGGGTCGTGCTGTTGTCGGATTTCTTCGGTGATCTCGGACCGATCGAAGCCGCGCTGGGTCGTCTGGCCGATCGTGGTGTGTCGGGCGTGATGATGCAGGTGCTCGACCCCGACGAAGAGGCCTTCCCCTATGACGGGCGCACGATCTTCCAGTCGATGACCGGTTCGCTGGTCCATGAGACCCGCAAGGCGGGCGATCTGCGGGCGCGTTATCTCGACCGGCTGGCCGCGCGGCGCGATCAGCTCGCCCGGCTGGCGCGCAGCGCGGGCTGGCAATTCTCGACCCATCACACGGGCGATCCGGCGCAGGCTGCGCTGCTGTGGCTTTATTCCGCGCTCGAGAGGGGGCGCTGA
- a CDS encoding DUF1285 domain-containing protein: MTDHKQTVSTPSPTADGLADAAKKASKKGPPPVHLWNPPFCGDLDMEIRRDGTWFYLGTPIGREALVRLFSSILKLEDGKYYLVTPVEKVGIRVEDAPFIAVDFTTEGEGDDQLIRFTTNVGDVVLADAEHAIRVEHSEDGEPRPYLHVRRGLEALIDRKSFYRLVDLAVTREHEGEDWTGVISAGSFFPILRAAEL; the protein is encoded by the coding sequence ATGACGGATCACAAACAGACGGTTTCGACCCCTTCCCCGACGGCAGACGGGCTCGCCGATGCGGCCAAGAAAGCCAGCAAAAAGGGCCCGCCGCCCGTGCATTTGTGGAATCCGCCCTTCTGCGGCGATCTCGATATGGAGATCCGCCGCGACGGGACTTGGTTCTATCTTGGCACGCCGATCGGGCGCGAGGCGCTGGTGCGACTGTTTTCATCGATTCTGAAACTGGAGGACGGGAAATACTACCTCGTCACCCCGGTCGAGAAGGTCGGTATCCGGGTCGAGGACGCACCTTTCATCGCCGTCGATTTCACCACTGAGGGCGAAGGCGACGACCAGTTGATTCGCTTCACGACCAATGTGGGCGACGTGGTTCTGGCCGATGCGGAGCACGCGATCCGGGTGGAACATAGCGAGGATGGCGAGCCCCGCCCCTACCTGCATGTGCGCCGTGGGCTGGAGGCTTTGATCGACCGCAAGAGCTTCTACCGGCTCGTCGATCTGGCCGTGACGCGCGAGCATGAGGGCGAGGACTGGACCGGCGTGATCTCGGCGGGCAGCTTCTTCCCGATCCTGCGCGCGGCGGAGCTGTAA
- a CDS encoding zinc-finger domain-containing protein, translating to MTATHSPNAPEAPETEVVTTWKVACDGGEGALGHPRVWLSIPRDTGFVECGYCDKKYVIDRDHAHDDH from the coding sequence ATGACTGCCACCCATTCGCCTAATGCCCCCGAGGCACCCGAGACCGAGGTCGTCACCACTTGGAAGGTCGCCTGCGATGGCGGCGAGGGGGCGTTGGGTCATCCGCGCGTCTGGCTGTCGATTCCGCGTGATACCGGTTTCGTCGAATGCGGCTATTGCGACAAGAAATATGTGATCGACCGCGATCACGCGCATGACGATCACTGA
- a CDS encoding hydroxypyruvate isomerase family protein, with protein MPKFAANLTFLFTELPFMERFKAAKQAGFDAVEVLSPYDASAQEMRHELIRHDLSFVLMNVPPPNYTDGDRGFAAVPGLEDRFRRDFDRAMRFADILKPRVLHIMAGKAEGAEARGTYIANLKWAAAHAPKRHLTIEPINPIDMPGYFLNDFDLAAEILDAVAAPNLHLQFDAYHAQMLTGDVAGAWAKHGHRAAHVQFADAPGRGGPGSGKIDLAGFFATLDGDGYDGYASAEYTPQAETRETLGWLPR; from the coding sequence GTGCCGAAATTCGCCGCGAACCTGACGTTCCTGTTCACTGAGCTCCCCTTCATGGAGCGGTTCAAAGCGGCGAAACAGGCCGGCTTCGATGCGGTGGAAGTGCTGTCTCCTTACGACGCGTCCGCGCAGGAGATGCGCCACGAGTTGATCCGCCACGACCTGAGCTTCGTGCTGATGAATGTGCCACCGCCGAACTATACGGACGGCGACCGAGGCTTTGCCGCCGTGCCGGGGCTGGAAGACCGTTTCCGCCGCGATTTCGACCGCGCGATGCGCTTCGCCGACATCCTGAAGCCGCGCGTCCTCCATATCATGGCGGGCAAGGCCGAGGGCGCGGAGGCCCGGGGGACCTATATCGCGAACCTGAAATGGGCGGCGGCGCACGCGCCGAAACGGCACCTGACGATCGAGCCGATCAACCCGATCGACATGCCGGGCTATTTCCTGAACGATTTCGATCTCGCGGCGGAGATTCTCGACGCGGTCGCGGCCCCTAACCTGCATCTGCAATTCGACGCCTATCACGCACAGATGCTGACCGGCGATGTGGCGGGAGCTTGGGCGAAGCATGGTCACCGTGCGGCCCATGTGCAATTTGCCGATGCCCCGGGGCGCGGCGGCCCCGGTTCGGGCAAGATCGACCTTGCAGGCTTCTTCGCGACGCTCGATGGCGATGGCTATGACGGCTATGCGTCAGCGGAATACACCCCGCAGGCGGAGACGCGCGAAACACTGGGCTGGCTGCCGCGCTAG